In Crassostrea angulata isolate pt1a10 chromosome 6, ASM2561291v2, whole genome shotgun sequence, a genomic segment contains:
- the LOC128189574 gene encoding soluble guanylate cyclase gcy-35-like isoform X2, giving the protein MHGHVHLCLREMVLKKYGEEVWQAVLKEASLDDDNDFMLFHYYDDKRTISLVVAISNNTGLDVSGVLESYGHYFYFYSTSCGYDRMLRTLGKDFHTFVQNLDLLHSLLALTYKGMRPPHFRCEKKDGKLFVHVFTVRPGMYPAAIGMLTEVALQIFGTRISMTVVTRKTGEIFKQKYCEHVITEVKVLEEQKIAAFTGEDQLMKNHVESKLQQLAHARENNVVAVPEISLNTALPFSVVFDKNMFIQSAGLHLKTLCNEIQEEGAKINDIFEIKEPEMKFEYDAIMSCNSSYMYFFLQPKVKTLNGSPPKSDCPVLRGHMVPLEEKEEIMFIGTPHFDSLGDLISSTTYLTNIPQDNMTMEIMFMNEQRRADVEMSKKLDQTTADMKKLAAALDQEKKKTDMLLYQMLPVKVANQLREGRTVEAEKHGNVTILFSDIVTFTNMAALCHPMDIVKLLNDLFQRFDQLTTKHDIYKVETIGDAYMVVSGVPEARDDHAIRMSNMGLDMIQDTNHVINPVSQKCIQIRVGIHTGPVVSGVVGTKMPRYCLFGDTVNTASRMESHGLPGRVHISDTTYNQIRNVGYILERRGGVDIKGKGIMDTYFLNGVSDDFNPSRITNNSDIIKTSTEPKQLEEKSPAATVAPTVTEPKSSSFCSVM; this is encoded by the exons ATG CACGGCCACGTTCATCTGTGTCTTCGTGAGATGGTTTTAAAGAAGTATGGAGAAGAAGTCTGGCAGGCTGTTCT TAAAGAGGCCTCCCTTGACGATGACAACGATTTCATGTTGTTCCATTACTACGACGATAAAAGAACGATTAGCCTGGTTGTCGCCATTTCAAATAACACAG GGTTAGACGTAAGTGGTGTGTTGGAGTCATATGGACACTACTTCTACTTTTACTCAACAAGTTGTGGATACGACAGGATGTTGCGCACTCTTGGGAAAGATTTTCATACATTTGTGCAGAATTTGGATCTTCTACACTCCCTTTTGGCCTTAACCTACAAAGGCATGAGACCTCCTCACTTCCG atgtgaaaagaaagatggGAAGTTGTTTGTACACGTGTTTACCGTACGACCGGGAATGTATCCGGCGGCCATTG gaaTGTTAACTGAAGTTGCACTGCAAATTTTCGGAACTCGAATCAGCATGACAGTTGTTACAAGGAAAACGGGGgagatatttaaacaaaaatattgtgaaCATGTAATCACTGAAGTTAAGGTTCTTGAGGAACAAAAGATTGCAGCTTTTACTGGAGAGGACCAACTCATGAAAAATCACGTAGAAAGCAAACTTCAGCAACTCGCGCATGCGCGTGAAAACAACGTGGTGGCGGTTCCCGAAATCAGTTTAAATACAGCTTTACCGTTTAGTGTCGTTTTTGACAAAAACATGTTCATTCAAAGTGCGGGCTTGCACTTGAAAACCCTTTGTAATGAAATTCAAGAAGAAGgagcaaaaataaatgacaTCTTTGAGATTAAAGAACCTGAGATGAAGTTTGAATATGACGCTATCATGAGTTGTAAcagttcatacatgtattttttcttgcaACCAAAAGTAAAGACTCTCAATGGATCTCCCCCGAAATCAGACTGTCCTGTTCTACGGG GTCACATGGTTCCTTTGGAGGAGAAGGAGGAGATAATGTTTATAGGCACGCCTCATTTTGACAGCCTAGGGGATCTGATCTCCTCCACGACGTACCTCACAAACATTCCTCAAGACAACATGACCATGGAAATCATGTTCATGAACGAACAAAGACGAGCGGATGTTGAGATGAG taagaAGTTGGACCAAACCACAGCTGACATGAAGAAACTAGCGGCGGCTCTTGACCAGGAGAAGAAGAAGACAGACATGTTGCTGTATCAGATGCTTCCGGTGAAAGTAGCCAATCAGCTAAGAGAGGGTCGGACGGTGGAAGCAG AGAAACACGGAAATGTGACCATCCTTTTTAGCGATATAGTTACGTTCACAAACATGGCAGCACTGTGCCATCCTATGGACATAGTCAAACTTCTGAATGATTTGTTTCAACGGTTTGATCAGCTCACAACAAAACACGACATTTATAAA GTGGAAACAATTGGTGATGCCTACATGGTTGTATCAGGAGTTCCGGAAGCCAGAGATGACCATGCCATCAGGATGTCAAATATGGGCCTCGATATGATTCAGGATACAAATCACGTGATCAATCCTGTATCACAGAAATGTATTCAA ATCCGAGTGGGCATCCATACTGGGCCGGTGGTGTCGGGTGTGGTGGGCACAAAGATGCCCAGATACTGTCTCTTTGGTGACACCGTAAACACAGCTTCGCGCATGGAAAGTCATGGACTTCCGGGTCGGGTTCATATCAGTGATACTACATACAA TCAAATTCGAAACGTGGGTTATATTCTTGAGAGAAGAGGTGGTGTAGATATAAAGGGGAAAGGAATTATGGACACATACTTTCTGAATGGAGTATCGGACGATTTTAATCCGAGCCGGATAACTAATAATTCGGATATCATCAAGACGTCCACTGAGCCGAAACAGTTAGAGGAGAAGTCCCCGGCTGCAACAGTAGCACCGACTGTTACAGAGCCCAAATCTTCCTCTTTTTGCTCTGTAATGTGA
- the LOC128189574 gene encoding soluble guanylate cyclase gcy-35-like isoform X1, with protein sequence MHGHVHLCLREMVLKKYGEEVWQAVLKEASLDDDNDFMLFHYYDDKRTISLVVAISNNTGLDVSGVLESYGHYFYFYSTSCGYDRMLRTLGKDFHTFVQNLDLLHSLLALTYKGMRPPHFRCEKKDGKLFVHVFTVRPGMYPAAIGMLTEVALQIFGTRISMTVVTRKTGEIFKQKYCEHVITEVKVLEEQKIAAFTGEDQLMKNHVESKLQQLAHARENNVVAVPEISLNTALPFSVVFDKNMFIQSAGLHLKTLCNEIQEEGAKINDIFEIKEPEMKFEYDAIMSCNSSYMYFFLQPKVKTLNGSPPKSDCPVLRGHMVPLEEKEEIMFIGTPHFDSLGDLISSTTYLTNIPQDNMTMEIMFMNEQRRADVEMSKKLDQTTADMKKLAAALDQEKKKTDMLLYQMLPVKVANQLREGRTVEAGNTKKHGNVTILFSDIVTFTNMAALCHPMDIVKLLNDLFQRFDQLTTKHDIYKVETIGDAYMVVSGVPEARDDHAIRMSNMGLDMIQDTNHVINPVSQKCIQIRVGIHTGPVVSGVVGTKMPRYCLFGDTVNTASRMESHGLPGRVHISDTTYNQIRNVGYILERRGGVDIKGKGIMDTYFLNGVSDDFNPSRITNNSDIIKTSTEPKQLEEKSPAATVAPTVTEPKSSSFCSVM encoded by the exons ATG CACGGCCACGTTCATCTGTGTCTTCGTGAGATGGTTTTAAAGAAGTATGGAGAAGAAGTCTGGCAGGCTGTTCT TAAAGAGGCCTCCCTTGACGATGACAACGATTTCATGTTGTTCCATTACTACGACGATAAAAGAACGATTAGCCTGGTTGTCGCCATTTCAAATAACACAG GGTTAGACGTAAGTGGTGTGTTGGAGTCATATGGACACTACTTCTACTTTTACTCAACAAGTTGTGGATACGACAGGATGTTGCGCACTCTTGGGAAAGATTTTCATACATTTGTGCAGAATTTGGATCTTCTACACTCCCTTTTGGCCTTAACCTACAAAGGCATGAGACCTCCTCACTTCCG atgtgaaaagaaagatggGAAGTTGTTTGTACACGTGTTTACCGTACGACCGGGAATGTATCCGGCGGCCATTG gaaTGTTAACTGAAGTTGCACTGCAAATTTTCGGAACTCGAATCAGCATGACAGTTGTTACAAGGAAAACGGGGgagatatttaaacaaaaatattgtgaaCATGTAATCACTGAAGTTAAGGTTCTTGAGGAACAAAAGATTGCAGCTTTTACTGGAGAGGACCAACTCATGAAAAATCACGTAGAAAGCAAACTTCAGCAACTCGCGCATGCGCGTGAAAACAACGTGGTGGCGGTTCCCGAAATCAGTTTAAATACAGCTTTACCGTTTAGTGTCGTTTTTGACAAAAACATGTTCATTCAAAGTGCGGGCTTGCACTTGAAAACCCTTTGTAATGAAATTCAAGAAGAAGgagcaaaaataaatgacaTCTTTGAGATTAAAGAACCTGAGATGAAGTTTGAATATGACGCTATCATGAGTTGTAAcagttcatacatgtattttttcttgcaACCAAAAGTAAAGACTCTCAATGGATCTCCCCCGAAATCAGACTGTCCTGTTCTACGGG GTCACATGGTTCCTTTGGAGGAGAAGGAGGAGATAATGTTTATAGGCACGCCTCATTTTGACAGCCTAGGGGATCTGATCTCCTCCACGACGTACCTCACAAACATTCCTCAAGACAACATGACCATGGAAATCATGTTCATGAACGAACAAAGACGAGCGGATGTTGAGATGAG taagaAGTTGGACCAAACCACAGCTGACATGAAGAAACTAGCGGCGGCTCTTGACCAGGAGAAGAAGAAGACAGACATGTTGCTGTATCAGATGCTTCCGGTGAAAGTAGCCAATCAGCTAAGAGAGGGTCGGACGGTGGAAGCAGGTAATACTA AGAAACACGGAAATGTGACCATCCTTTTTAGCGATATAGTTACGTTCACAAACATGGCAGCACTGTGCCATCCTATGGACATAGTCAAACTTCTGAATGATTTGTTTCAACGGTTTGATCAGCTCACAACAAAACACGACATTTATAAA GTGGAAACAATTGGTGATGCCTACATGGTTGTATCAGGAGTTCCGGAAGCCAGAGATGACCATGCCATCAGGATGTCAAATATGGGCCTCGATATGATTCAGGATACAAATCACGTGATCAATCCTGTATCACAGAAATGTATTCAA ATCCGAGTGGGCATCCATACTGGGCCGGTGGTGTCGGGTGTGGTGGGCACAAAGATGCCCAGATACTGTCTCTTTGGTGACACCGTAAACACAGCTTCGCGCATGGAAAGTCATGGACTTCCGGGTCGGGTTCATATCAGTGATACTACATACAA TCAAATTCGAAACGTGGGTTATATTCTTGAGAGAAGAGGTGGTGTAGATATAAAGGGGAAAGGAATTATGGACACATACTTTCTGAATGGAGTATCGGACGATTTTAATCCGAGCCGGATAACTAATAATTCGGATATCATCAAGACGTCCACTGAGCCGAAACAGTTAGAGGAGAAGTCCCCGGCTGCAACAGTAGCACCGACTGTTACAGAGCCCAAATCTTCCTCTTTTTGCTCTGTAATGTGA